One window of Pyrus communis chromosome 12, drPyrComm1.1, whole genome shotgun sequence genomic DNA carries:
- the LOC137710749 gene encoding V-type proton ATPase subunit E — MNDADVSKQIQQMVRFIRQEAEEKANEISVSAEEEFNIEKLQLVEAEKKKIRQEYEKKEKQVDVRKKIEYSMQLNASRIKVLQAQDDVVNSMKEAASKELLNVSRDHHLYKKLLKDLIVQNLLRLKEPAVLLRCRKDDLHLVESVLESAGREYADKAKVHSPEIIVDTTVFLPPAPTHHNPHVSSCSGGVVLASRDGKIVCENTLDARLDVVFRKKLPEIRRKLFGQAAA; from the exons ATGAACGACGCAGATGTCTCCAAGCAGATCCAGCAGATGGTGAGGTTCATCCGCCAAGAAGCTGAGGAGAAGGCCAACGAGATCTCCGTATCTGCTGAGGAA gaatTCAACATTGAGAAGTTGCAGCTCGTCGAggcggagaagaagaagatcagGCAAGAATATGAGAAGAAGGAAAAGCAAGTCGACGTCCGAAAGAAGAT TGAGTATTCCATGCAGCTCAATGCTTCTCGTATTAAAGTTCTTCAGGCCCAAGATGATGTGGTTAACTCCATGAAGGAGGCAGCATCCAAGGAGCTTCTGAATGTGAGCCGAGATCACCATCTGTACAAAAAGCTTCTGAAAGATCTTATCGTTCAG AATTTGCTTAGGCTGAAAGAGCCTGCTGTTTTGTTGCGTTGCCGGAAAGATGATCTACATCTGGTGGAGTCTGTTCTGGAATCAGCAGGACGGGAATATGCGGACAAAGCAAAGGTTCATTCACCTGAGATTATAGTGGACACTACTGTCTTTCTTCCACCTGCTCCTACCCATCATAATCCCCATGTTTCTTCCTG TTCTGGAGGTGTGGTCCTGGCTTCTCGGGATGGGAAGATTGTGTGTGAGAACACCCTTGATGCACGATTGGATGTTGTATTCCGTAAAAAACTTCCAGAG ATCCGCAGAAAGCTCTTCGGTCAGGCTGCTGCATAA